In Pseudonocardia sp. DSM 110487, the sequence GGATGGGCGGCTGGATCGTCGTGGAGTCCGACGACGGCGAGCACGTCGGCGGGGAGCCCGACCGCCCCGAGCCGGACGCGGTCCGGCCGGAGTGGGAGCGCTTCTCGATCACCTTCGCCGACGGCGGGCGGCTGCGGTTGCTCGACAAGCGCAGGCTGGGCCGGGTGCGCCTCGAACCGGACCTCGACGGACTCGGTCCGGACGCCCTGACGATCTCGAAGGCCGAGTTCCGGGAGCGCGTCGGGCGCGGCAAGGCGCCGGTGAAGGCGCGGTTGCAGGACCAGGCCGTGCTGGCGGGGGTGGGCAACCTCCTCGCCGACGAGGTGCTCTGGCAGGCCCGCGTCGCGCCGCGCACGCCGGTCGACCAGCTCGGCGACGAGGCGCTCGACCGGCTGCACGCTGCGATGCGGCGCACCGTCGAAGCGGCGATCGCGAACGGCGGCGCGCACACCGGGGAGGTGATCCCGTTCCGGAAGGCGGGCGCCACCTGCCCCCGCTGTGGCGCGCCGATGGAACGGGGTCAGGTCGGCGGGCGCGCTACCTGGTGGTGTTCGGCGGAGCAGTCGTGAGGCGGTCGAGCTGGACCTGGAGCCCGTCGAGGAGGTAGTCCAGGCCGACGGTGTAGCTGGTGTCCCAGTCGTCGTCGTAGAGGTAGCCGCCCGTGGCCAGCGTCGGGTAGCGGTCCTGGTCGGCCTGGAGCTGCTGCTGGCCCACCCGGCGTTCCTCGTCGGAGATCCGCAAGGCGGCCTCGGAGGCCGCCGACCCCATCACGTGGTTGTAGAGCGCCCACGTCGCGGCGGACCGGTCGGTTCCGCCGAACCCGGCACGGGCCAGCGTGGCCTGCAACAGTTCCATCCAGGCTAGGAAGTTCGGCCCGAGCGTGGGCCGTTGCCTTGCCGGTACGGCGGTAGCCCAGGGATGGCGCAGCATCGCGGTCCGCCACGCCGCGAGCACGGCGCTGACGTCGTCGCGCCACTCGGCGGCTGACCCGACACCGGGGGGTACCTCGCCGAAGATCGCGTCGACGGCGAGGTCGATCACGTCGTCCTTCGTGTCGACGTGCCAGTACAGCGACGGGGCGACCACGCCGAGCCGCTCGGCGAGCCGGCGCATGGTGAGCCGCTCGATCCCCTCCTCGTCGAGGAGCGCGACGGCGGCCTCGACGATCCGGTCGCGGGTCAGCGGGGGCTCGCCCCTGCCGGTTCGGCGCGGCCGCAGCCAGACGCTGCGCACCCCGTCGCTCGCGACCTGCGTCACAACCCACCACCTAGATCGTCCGGACCGCCCCGCCGAGTGTAGTACGTTGATCGTCGAATCGAACGACGTTCGGGAACCTCAAACAACGTTAGGGAGGCCTGGTGGACGACTCACGGCGGTGGTGGACGCTGCCGGTGGTGAGCGCGGCGCAGCTGCTCGTGGTCCTGGACGGGACGATCGTGAACATCGCGCTGCCATCGGTGCAGCAGGCGCTGGGCATGTCCGACGCCGGCAGGCACTGGGTCGTCACTGCGTACGCTTTGGCCTTCGGCGGGCTGCTGCTGATCGGTGGGCGGGTCAGCAGTGCCCTCGGCCACCGGCGCGCCTTCATGATCGGGCTGGTCGGGTTCGCCGCCGCATCGGCGCTGGCCGGGGCCGCGGCCGGTCCAGGGATGCTGTTCGCGACGCGGGCGTTGCAGGGCGGGTTCGCCGCCCTGCTCGCACCGGCCGGCCTGTCGTTGCTGACCACGACGTTCACGGAGTCCCGCGAGCGCGCCCGCGCCTTCGGCGTGTTCGCGGCGGTCGGCGCCGCGGGTTCGGCCGTCGGCCTGGTGCTCGGCGGCATGCTGACCGAGTACACCAGCTGGCGGTGGTGCCTCTACATCAACGTGCCCATCGCGCTGCTCGCGCTGCTCGGCACCACGCTCGTCCCGCGCGACCGGCGCGCGCCATCCCGTGACGGGCGGCTCGACGTCCCGGGCGCCGTGCTCAGCTGCGCCGCGTTCGTCGCCGTGGTGTACGCCTTCAACCAGGCCGAGCCGCTCGGGTGGGGTTCGCCGATCGTGCTGGCGCTGCTGGTCGTCGGCGTCCTGTTGCTCGTGGGGTTCGTCGCCGTCGAACGGCGCGTGTCCCACCCGCTGCTGCCGATGCGCGTGCTCGCCCATCGGGTCCGTGCGGGCGCCTTCGTCGCGATCACCCTCATGTTCGCCGCGATGTTCGGCTTCTACCTGTTCATGAGCTACTACACGCAGACGGTGCTCGGCTACTCACCGGTCCAGTCCGGGCTGACGCTGATCATCAACGCGCTGGCGGCCCTCGTCGGCTCGATGTTCATCGCCGGGAGGCTCCACGGTCGCGTCCCGCCGGCGGGGTTGATCGTGTCCGGGCTGATCGCCGCCGCCGCGGGCGTGGCGATCGTGACGCTCCTGACGCCGCAGAGCTCGCACGTGCTGCCGCTCTACCTCGCGCCCGCGCTGGTGCTCACCGGGCTGGGCCTCGGCTGTGTCATGTCCCCGACCGCGAGCCTCGCCACCGCGGGCATGCCACCACAGGACATCGGGGCCGCATCGGCGAGTTACAACGCCGCCCAGCAACTCGGCGCGGCGCTCGGCACCGCCCTGTTCAACACCGTCGCGACGAGCGCCGCCGCCGCGCACATGGCGACAGCCACGCGCTCCGCGGCGTCCGTCCACGGCTACACCACGGCGCTCACCGTCGGCGCCGGAATCCTCGTCGTCACCGCATGCCTCACCGCGGTGCTGATCACCGTCCGCACCACCGTTCACCGAGAAATGGAGAAGGACGCATCATGACCGTGACCGTCGTCGACGGCTTCGTGCCGGTAATCGACCTGTCCTCCCGCGGCAGCGCACACGGACGCGCCGCCATCGCCGACGCCATCGGACGGGCCTGCTCCGGTTCGGGCTTCTTCACGATCGTCGGCCATGGGATCCCGCAGCCGCTGGTCGAGCGCATGTACGCCACCACGAATGCGTTCTTCGGACTGTCCGATGCGGAGAAGGACCTCGTCGCGAGCCGGCCGGGCGCATCCGGGTTCCGCCGCTCCGGCGGGACGACCGCGCAGAGCATCGACCAGAAAACCCCTCCGGACCTGTGCGAAGCCTTCGGCGTGCACGTCACGGGCGAACTGGGTGAGCACGAACGCGGGGAGCTCGGCGACTACTGGGCGCCGTGGAAACTCGCCAATCTCTGGCCGACCCGTCCCGAGGACTTCGCGCCCACGTGGCACGAGTACATGGCGGCGATGGCGCGGCTGGCGAGTGACCTCACGCGGCTGCTCGCACTCGCGCTCGGGTTGGACGAGGACTTCTTCGGCGACAGGTTCGACCACCACACGTCGTCGCTCACCGCCAACTTCTACTACCCGCAGCTGAAGCCGCCGCTGCCCGGGCAGCTTCGGAGAGGGCCGCACACGGACTTCGGCGCGCTGACCATCCTCTACCAGGAGGACGACCTCGGCGGCCTCCAGGTGCGCACCCCTGACGGGGACTGGCGCGACGTTCCCGCGCTCCCGGGAAGCTTCGTGGTCAACATCGGTGATCTGATGGCCTTGTGGACCGGGGGACGCTGGGTGTCGACCATGCACCGGGTGATGAACCCGGAACGCGGGAACACGTCTTCGCGCCTGTCGATCCCGTTCTTCTACCAGCCCAACCACGACGCCCCCACCACTCCCGTCCGGTCGGTCGACGCGGGGCGGTGGATCGCGACGAAGATGCAGAAGCTCTTCGCGCCTGCGTCATAGCGCACCGCGGGCCGGGCCTCCAGTGGAGGCCCGGCCCGCGACACCCCCGCGCTACGGGACGAGGACGATTGAGTTGATCGGCGTCAGATCCTTGTTCACGAACGTCTTCGGGCCCATGAGGCCCTGGCAGTCACCCGTGCCGTTGAAACCGGTGCACGTGCGCGCCTTCGCGCCGTCTACCTGGTTGTTCGAGACGACGTGCATCCCGAACTGGTTCTCGATGTTGTGGGCGCCGTAGCTAAAGAAGGCGTGGGACGGGCGCCCGGAGTTGAACCCGGCGTCCTCCGGGTAGATGCACACGGCGCCTGCCGGGCAGCCCTCCCACGTCTCGACGGCCTGGGCGCTGGTGGCCCCCAGCATCACCAGCACTCCCGTGACGAACGCGACCGCGGCCAGCCTCCGGAACTTGTTCATGATCATTTGCTGTCCTCCCCCGAGGATACGAACTGACACCGGTACACACGGGCGTCAGCGGCAGGGGGTTCAGGAGCGAGTGGCGGTGACCTCGTCGTCGAGGAGGCGGTCGAGCGTGCGCCTGCCCAGGCTGCTCATGCTCGGGTTGGTGTCGACGTAGTACCAGACGAGACCCATCGCCTGCGCGAACGCCCACGCCTTTCCGCGTTCCCACTCGAGGTCGTCGCACCCGAGATCGGCGCGCAGCAGCGGGCGGGTGCCCGCGTCGAGCAGGTGCCATGCGCCGACGAGGTCGAGGGCCGGGTCGGCCGCCGCCAGGCCGCTGACGTCGAGGATCCCGGCCAGCCGCCCACCCGAGACCAGCACGTTCCCCGGGATGAGGTCTCCGTGGTTCATGACGTCCGGTGCGGAGCGCGGCAGCTCGCGAAGGCGGCCCCAGAGCCTGCGCAGCCGGGGGACGTCGAGCAGGTGCCCGCTGCGCTCGAAACAGGTCTGCATCCACGCGTCCTCGGAGCGCAGGTCACCACCCCTGCCGTGCCCGGGGAACGTCCGGCCCCGCGTGTCGATGCCGCGGACGTCGGCGATGAACTCGGCCAGATCGTGGGCGAACCCCTTCGAGTCGCCCGGGTCCTCGTCGGTGGCGGTGGTCCCGGGCAGCCAGGTCTGCACCGACCACGGGAGCGGATAGCCGTGCCCCGGCAGGCCCAGCGCCACCGGCTCGGGCACCGGGAACCGCGTGTGGCGAGCCAGCTCGGCCGCGGCGTCCGCCTCGGCCACGAGCATCCGCCGCGTCCCGTCGACGTCGCCCGGCCGGAGCGGGAACCGCGCCGCGAGCCGGTCACCGACCCGGAAGATCGCGTTGACCGTGCCTTCGGAGACCACTGCTGTGATCGGTAGCCGCGCCCACTCGGGGAACTGCTCGTGAACCAGCGCGCGGACCGTCTCTGTCGGCACGGCCAGCTGGTCGGCGTGCATCGGCCGGCGGGGGTCCGCGGCCGGTACACCCTTGCTGCTGATCACCGAGCCATCATCGGGGCTGATCCTGGAGCTCGGCCAGCCGGTTACGGCACGGCAGGGAGCCCGACGGCGACGCGGTGGCGGTGCGTTCCGGGGCCCAGCGGTTGCGAGGGCTCGCCGTCGAGATCCAGCACGCCGGTCGTGCCCGTCGGCAGCTCCGTCACCACCGTCAGTTCGCCGTCGACCAGCTCCCAGCTGATCCCGACCATCCCGTACGGCGAGCGGTGGCGGGCCTCGGCGCGGGTGAGGCCGCCGCCGGGCCGAGGGGCGAACCGCACCTCCCGGTAGCCCGGGGCGGCGGGAGTGAGGCCTGCGACGACCCGGTGCAGCCAGTCGGCAACCGCGCCGAGGGCGTAGTGGTTGAACGACGTCATCGAACCCGGGTTGACGCGGCCGTCGGGCAGGAGGCTGTCCCAGCGCTCCCAGATCGTGGTGGCACCCTGCGTCACCGGGTAGAGCCACGACGGGCACTCGCGTTCCAGCAGCAGGTCGTAGGCGGTGGTCAGCTCGCCGGTGGAGCTCAGTGCGTCGGTGACGAGCGGGGTGCCGACGAAACCGGTGGCGATCCGGTTCCCGGCCGCCGCCACGAGCTCGGCGAGGCGCGCCCCTGCGGTGGCGCGGGCCTGCGCGGAGGGCAGCAGGTCGAAGCCGATCGCGAGCGAGTAGGCGGTCTGGGAGTCGCTGACCATCCGCCCGCCGGGCAGTACGTACGCCGCGCAGAACGCCTCGGCCACGGCGTCCGCGAGCTTGCCGTAGCGGTCGACGCCCTCCTCCCGGCCGAGCACCGCCGCCATCCGCGCCACCGCCCGGCTCGACGCCGCGAAGTACGCGGTGGCGACGAGGTACTTGTCCGTCATCCCGGCGGCCGGGTCGTCAGGGGGCGCCGACGGGTCGAGCCAGTCGCCGAGCTGGAATCCGGTGTTCCACAGGTGGTCGTCGCCCGCCAGTCGATCGACTAGGTCGACCCACGCCCGCGCGGACTCGTACTGGGCCTCCAGCAGGCCCGTGTCGCCGGTGCGCTCGTAGAGCGCCCACGGCGTCAGCGTGGCGACGTCACCCCACGCGGCGCCCGGCCGGATCGGCGTCCACATCTCGTGGGCCGGGATGACCGGCACGTACCACGGCACGGTGCCGTCGGGCAGCTGTTCGGCCGCGACGTCGCGCAGCCACGAGGAGAGCATCCCGGTCACGTCGTGGAGGAACGCGGCCGTGGGGGCGAAGACCTGCAGGTCACCGGTCCAGCCGACCCGCTCGTCGCGCTGCGGGCAGTCGGTCGGGATGTCGACGAAGTTGCCGCGCATGCTCCAGACGACGTTCTCGTGCAGCCGCTCGAGCAGCGGGTCGGAGCAGGAGAACCAGCCGGTGCGCTCCAGGTCGGAGTGGTAGACGCGGGCGATCGCGTCGAGGTCGTCCGGCCCCTCGATCTCGGCGTAGCGGAAGCCGTGGAAGGTGAACCGCGGTTCCCACTCCTCGCCCTCCGGACGGCCGGCGAGGACGTAGCTGTCGGTGGACCGGGCATCGCGCAGCGGCCGCTGGTACAGCTCGCCGTCCTGGAGCACCTCGGCGGTGCGGATCACGACCTTCGCGCCGCGCTCGCCGCGGACCCGGATGCGCAGGCGCCCGACCAGGTTCTGCCCGAAGTCGAGCACCCGCTTCCCGCTCGGCGTGGCCAGCACGGCGACCGGTGTGATCTCCTCGGTGCAGCGCACCGGCGGGCCCGTCGGGGCGACGAGGGTGGCAGGGTCGCGCTGGCGCACGGCGACCGGCGTCCAGCCGACCGGGTCGTAACCGGCGCTCGACCAGCCGGCCCGCTCGTCCCGCGCGTCGTAGTCCTCGCCGTCGTAGTTGCCAGTGCGGACGATGGGGCCGGTGGCGGCGAGCCAGTCGGCGTCGGTGGCGACGGTCTGCGTGCGCCCGTCGGCGTAGTGGATCTCCAGCTGCGCGATGAGGGAGAGATCGGGGCCGAACAGGTTGCGGAACCCGCCCCGCCAGCCCAGCCGGCCGCGGTACCAGCCGTCGCCGAGCCAGCCGCCGATCACGTTCTCCCCGCCGCGGAGCAGGGCCGTGACGTCGTACGTGTAGTAGCGCAGCCGCTTCGGGTAGACGGTCCAGCCAGGCGAGAGGGCGTCGTCGCCCACGCGGGCGCCGTTGATCTCCAGCTCGTAGAGCCCGTGGGCGCTGGCGTACACGCGCGCGCTGACGATCTCGCCGCTGACGTCGAACGCGCGCCGCACGAGGGCGGGGCGGCGGTCGTCGGAGTCGGGATCCTCGGGCCATGCGCCGCCGACCGGCCGCGCCGACCAGTCGGCGGGATCCAGCAGCCCGGCCTCGACCTCGGTCGGCGGGCTCCACTCCGACCGGCTCCCGTCCGCGCCCTCCACCCGCACCCGGATCGTGGCCCGCTCCCGGGATGCGAGGGGTTCCTCCGGCCATGGCAGGAGGATTTGCTCGGCCGACCGCACGACGTGCGTGCGGATCTCCGAGCCCCGGACGATCTCCAGCTCGTACCCGGCCTGGCGCCACCAGGGCGGGGCTGAGATCGTCCAGGAGATCCGGGGGCGCGCCTCCCCGATGCCGAACGGCTCACGGTGGTGCTCGACGACGGGGCGGGACGGCGGGAACGCCAAGGGGCACCTCGATCCGGCGAGAATTGACACGATTCAAGCGATCCTAGCCGCAAGGAACGGTCACTGTTGACACGTTTCAAGGAAGGATCGAGGATCGGTCGCATGCGCATCGCCGTCACGGGCAGCAGCGGCAAGCTGGGGCGCGCCGCCACCGCGCGGCTGCGGGACGACGGCCACGACGTGGTCGGGTTCGACCTCGACGGGGCACGCGGCCCGGGTTTCACCCGCGTCGAGCTGCGGGACTACGGGCAGACCCTGGACGCGCTCCTCGGCGTGACCGCACGCCACGACGGCGTGGACGCCCTTGTCCACCTCGCCGCGATCCCCGTCAACGGGCTCGTACCGGACGCCACCACCTTCCACCACAACATGGCGGTGTCGTTCAACGTGCTCTACGGCGCCCACCGGGCCGGGATCAGGACGATCGTCTACGCCTCCAGCATCACCGCGATGGGTTTCCCTTTCGACGAGCCGCCGCCCTACCTGCCGCTCGACGAGGAGTACACCGCCGCCAACAACACGTACGGGCTCGTGAAGGTCCTGGAAGAGGCGATGGTCGGGCAGCTCGTGCGGTGGGACCCTGCCTTCTCCATCACGGCGCTGCGCTTCACGAACATCGTCGACGAGTACTCCTCGTTCGTGCGGGCGGGCGAGCCGGACTATCGGCGCGACCTGCTCGGCTCCTACGTCGACGTCCGCGACGGGGCGCTCGCGATCTCGCTCGCGCTGGCGAACGCCACCCCCGGCTTCGAGGTCTACACCGTCGCCGCGTCGGACACCGGGCTGACCACGCCGTCCGCCGAGCTCGCCCGCACCTGGTTCCCCGGCGTTCCGCTGCGCAAGGCACTCGGCGAGTTCGAGACGCTGCTGTCGATCGACAAGGCTGCGAAACGGCTCGGATACGTGCCCCGACACCTGTGGAGGGACCAATGACGGAACGCTGGGGCGTGTTCGAGGCGCGCTTCCCGGGGCCTGCGGGTGCCGGCTTCGAGGCCCGCTTCACGCACGGCGACCGGGCCGTGCGCGTCCCCGGCTTCTACGACGGCGACGAGACGCACGTCGTCCGGTTCTCGCCCGACGTCGAGGGGGAGTGGGCGTACTCGACGACGTACGGGCACACCGGGACCTTCGACGTCGTCGCGCCGACGCCCGGTAACCACGGGCCGGTCGGCGTCTCCGGCACCTTTCACTTCGCGTACGCGGACGGCACGCCGTACCGGCCGGTCGGCACCACCGTCTACAACTGGTTGCACCAGCCGGAGGACCGCTACCGCGAGACGCTGAAGGCGGTGGCCGCGGCCGGCTTCACCAAGCTGCGCTTCCTCGTGTTCCCGCAGGGCGGCAACCACGTGGGACATGTCCCGGACGCGTTCCCGTTTGCGAGGGACGGCGACGGGTGGGACGTCTCGCGGACCGACCCCGCGTTCTTCCGGAAGATCGACCGCGCCGTCCGCGACCTCATGGACGTGGGCGTGCAGGCCGACGTCATCCTCTTCCACCCCTACGACTCCGGGCAGTTCGGCCTCGACGGCCTCACAGCCGGACAGGACGACGTCTACCTGCGCCATCTCGTCGCGCGACTGTCGGCGTACCGGAACGTCTGGTGGTCGCTCGCCAACGAGTACGACATCCTCGACCGGCCCGAGGAGCGGTGGGACGGTGCCTTCCGAACGGTGCAGGAGGCCGATCCGCACGGGCGGCTGCGCTCGATCCACAACTGGATCCGGCTCTACGACCACAACAAGCCGTGGGTCACGCACGTTTCGCTGCAGAACGGTTCCGCGGTGACCGAGTTCGGCCGTGCCCTGCTCTACCGCGACGCCTATCGCAAGCCGATCGTGCTGGACGAGATCAAGTACGAGGGCAACACCGCCGAGCGATGGGGCAACCTGTCGGCCCGCGAGCTCGTGCACCGCTTCTGGATCGCGACGGTGAGCGGCACCTACGCCAGCCATGGCGAGAGCTTCCTCGTGGACGGCGGCACGCTCTCGATCGTCGCGGGCGGGCAGTTCCGCGGCGAGAGCCCGGCCCGCCTCGCGTTCCTGCGCCGAATCCTCGATGAGGTCGGCAGGGCAGGCCTCGACCCGATCGACAAGTGGGACGACCCCACCTACACCGCCGGCATCCCACGGCAGGTCTACTTGCAGTACCTCGGCCAGGATGCGCCTTCGTCCTGGACGTTCCGGCTGCCCCAGGGTGTGGTGGGCGAGCGCCTGCAGGTGGGCGACCGGTTCGTCGTCGACGTGATCGACACCTGGAACATGACGGTGGAGACGGTCGATCGTGAGTTCATGCTGACCTCCGTGGAGCGCAACACGGCCACCGCCGATGCGGAGCCCGTGGAGCTCCCCGCAGGCGCGGCACTGGCGCTGCGGATCCGGCGGGCTTGACCTCGACTCGACCCGAGGGTCGGCCCTCTGATCGCAGGGCTCGGAGAGCATCTCGCAGGGCGGAGCCGGGGCGGCGGCGCAACCAGTGCCGGTCGACGCACCTCGTCACCGGTCAGACACCCCATCGACCGGGTGCGTCACCCGAGAACGAGCGCGCCGGGCGACACAGGCGCTGGGGCACCGGGCTGGCGGCGGGCATGATCCGAAGTACCGGTTGCTCACGGCTGTCGCCACGACCATGAGCACCCGTAACTCCGGATCATGGAAGCGAAGATCGCACACAGCGGTTGCTCATGGCTGCCGGCACAGCCATGAGCAACCGCTAGTTCGGATCATGGGCGCGGCCGCCGCCGAACGGGCCCCGGCAAGAGCGCCGAACACCCATTCGCGTGAACGGTCCGCCCCGTGCCGCACAGATCGATTGTGTCGTCCCCGATCGCGGACGCAACCCGACCTGCGCCGCCCGGTGGGCGACCGGTTCGTCGTCGACGTGATCGACACCTGGAACATGACGGTGGAGACGGTCGATCGTGAGTTCACGTTGGTGTCCGTGCAGCGGAACGAGGCAACGGCCGACGCGGAGCCCATCACGCTCCCGAGGGGCGAGGCGCTGGCGCTGCGCATCCGTCGGGTCGACGTCGACGCGGGTTGAAATTCGACCGCGCTCAGGCGTGGGTGTCGTCGTAGGCCAGCTTGCCGCCCAGCTTGCGTGAGGCCTCGGCCTGGGCGAGGAGCTCCCGGGCCTTGGCCTGCCCGGCCTCGATGGCGTCCGCGCCGGCGATGAAGCGCTGCAGTGGCTTTTCCTGGTCGGCGATGGCCAGCAGGGCGCGGGCGAGCTTGGCCGGGTCGCCGGGCTGACGGCCGTTCATGCTCCTCATGCCCTCGATCCTCGGGGCGGTCCGCGGGGCGTAGTCGTCGATTGACAGCTCGGGCCATGTGGTGGAGCCGTCCACGAGCAGCTCGGTGCGGAAGTAGCCGGGCTCCACGACGGTGGTGTGGATGTTGTACGGCTCCACGTCGTGGCGCAGGGACTCCATCCAGCCCTCTTCGGCGAACTTGGAGGCGGCGTAGGCGGCAGTGAATTCCATGCCTACGAGGCCGGCGGTCGAGGTGATGGTGATGACGTGGCCGGCACGCTGTGCGCGCATGAGTGGCAGGACGGCGCGGGTGACGTTCATCGGGCCGAAGAGGTTGGTCTCGAACTGCTGGCGCATCTGAGCGGGCGAGATCTCCTCGAAGTAGCCGGTGAAGAGGTTCCCGGCGTTGTTGATCAGGACGTCGATGCGGCCGAAGCGGTCGACAGCGGCCTGTGCGGCGGCCTCGGCGTCCTCGAGGCTTGTGATGTCCAGCTTGGTGACCAGCAGGTTGTCCTGAGGTCCGCCCAGGGTCTTCTCGACCTGTTCGGGGCGGCGGCCGGTGGCGACGACCTGGTGGCCTGCGGCGAGGGCCTCGCGTGCGATGTCCGTGCCCAGACCACGTCCGGCACCGGTGACGAGAATGACCTTGCTCATGGGGTTCCTTCTAGGCCTGCTCGGTGGGCATGATCCACAGCTCGCTGATGGAGGCGTGGCGGGGCCGGGTGACCATGTAGGCGACGCCGTCGGCGATGTCGTCGGCGGCGAGGATCTCGGTCGTCTCCACGAAGGGGGTGATGATCGCGGCCTGGATCTCGGAGTTGTTGTGCGAGCCCAGTTCGGTGTCCACACCGCCCGGTTCGAGGACACCGACGCGGACGTGCCGCCGGGTGACTTCCTGGCGCAGGCTCTCGGTGAAGCCGTTCACGCCGAACTTGGTGAGGTTGTAGACGCCGTAGCCGTTCCAGGCGACGCGGCCTGCGATGGAGCTGATGTTGACGATGTCGGCGACCCGGCGCGGACCGTCCTCGGCGGCCTCGAGCAGGTGCGGGAGGGCGGCGCGGGTGGTGGACAGCAGGCCCTGGACGTTGACGGCGATCATGCGGTCCCACTCGTCGGCGTCCGCGCCGACGATGGGGCCCAGGAGCATCAGCCCGGCGTTGTTGACCAAGGTGTCCAGCCGGCCGAAGCGCTCGACGGTCTGCTGTACGGCGTCCTCGGCCTGGATGCGGTCGGTGATGTCCGCCTCCACGACCAGCGCGGTGCCGCCTCCCTTCTCGATCTCGGTGGCCAGGTCGAGCAGCCGGTCCTTTCGGCGGGCCACGAGCGCTACGGCGGCGCCGTGTTCGGCGAGCCGGCGAGCGGTGGCGGCGCCGATACCGCTGCTCGCGCCGGTGACGAGCGCGACGGTGCCGGTCAGGGTCGATGCCATGGGGTGGGTCCTCTTTCCGTCAGGCATGTGCGTCGTCGTGTGCGAGCGACGAGGACAGCGCTCGGTGGGCGTCGACCTCGGCGATCAGCCGCTCGGCCTTCTGCTCGACGGCCTCGACGGCGTCGGCACCTGCGACCCAGCGCAGCGGCGGCTCGTCCTGACCGGCGAGCCCGACCAGCGCCGTGGCCAGCTTGGCGGGGTCGCCGCCCTGCAGCCCGTTCATGCCGTTCCAGGTGGTGACGGTCTGCGTGGTGCGCTCGGCGTAGTCCTCGATCGAGGGCTCGGCGTAGCTGGTCGACTCCGGGGTGAGCAGTTCGGTGCGGAAGAAGCCGGGCTCGACGAGCATCGTGCGGATGCCGAACGGGGCCACCTCTGGGGTCAGCGACTCGATCCAGCCCTCGACGCCGAACTTCGACGCGGCGTAGGCCGAGACGAACTCCCCGCCGACGATGCCGGCCGTCGACGAGATCGCCACCACCAGCCCCGATCGTTGGGCGCGCATCACGGGCAGCACGGCGCGGGTGACGTTCAGCGGGCCGAACAGGTTGGTCTCGACCTGTGCCCGGAAGTCCTCCGCGCTGATCTCCTCGAAGAACCCGGCGTAGAAGTTGGCCGCGTTGTTGACCAGGACGTCGATGCGGCCGAACCGGTCCACGGCGGCCCGGACCGCGGCCTGCGCGTCGGCCGGGTCGGTCACGTCGAGCTGCACCGCAAGCAGGTCATCGGACTCACCGACCGCCTTGGCCACCTTCTCCGCGTCACGGCCGGTAGCCACGACCGCGTGCCCGGCCGCAAGGGCCGCCTGCGCGATGTCCGCGCCCATCCCCCGGCCGGCACCGGTGACCAGCCAGACCTTCTTCTCAGCCATGTCCTCTTCTTCCATCAGGTTCTCGA encodes:
- a CDS encoding SDR family oxidoreductase — encoded protein: MAEKKVWLVTGAGRGMGADIAQAALAAGHAVVATGRDAEKVAKAVGESDDLLAVQLDVTDPADAQAAVRAAVDRFGRIDVLVNNAANFYAGFFEEISAEDFRAQVETNLFGPLNVTRAVLPVMRAQRSGLVVAISSTAGIVGGEFVSAYAASKFGVEGWIESLTPEVAPFGIRTMLVEPGFFRTELLTPESTSYAEPSIEDYAERTTQTVTTWNGMNGLQGGDPAKLATALVGLAGQDEPPLRWVAGADAVEAVEQKAERLIAEVDAHRALSSSLAHDDAHA